From Bradyrhizobium symbiodeficiens, the proteins below share one genomic window:
- a CDS encoding hydroxymethylglutaryl-CoA lyase has protein sequence MSDEVRIIEMGPRDGLQNEKIPVSVEARIDFVEALVAAGLTTVEVGAFVSPKAIPQMASSDAVLRGVAHLTGAEFHVLVPNEKGYDAARAAGAKVVSVFAAASEGFSRANINCTVAESIDRFKPVLARAKADGVPVRGYISCVLGCPFDGEIKPKAVADLANTLWDLGCYEVSLGDTIGVGTPTKAKEMLRAVAANVPAARLAMHFHDTYGQALANLYAGLEEGVSVIDAAAGGLGGCPYAPGATGNVATEDVVYMLEGMGVRTGVDMEKLLAATNGMSGVLGKAPVSRVASALNAKKKQAVS, from the coding sequence ATGAGCGACGAGGTTCGCATCATCGAAATGGGGCCGCGCGACGGGCTCCAGAACGAGAAGATTCCGGTCAGCGTCGAGGCCCGCATCGACTTTGTCGAGGCGCTGGTCGCAGCCGGCCTGACGACCGTCGAGGTCGGCGCCTTCGTCTCGCCCAAGGCGATCCCGCAAATGGCGAGCTCGGATGCCGTGCTGCGCGGCGTCGCCCATTTGACGGGCGCCGAGTTCCACGTGCTGGTGCCGAACGAGAAGGGCTATGATGCCGCGCGCGCCGCTGGCGCGAAAGTGGTCTCGGTGTTCGCCGCGGCCTCCGAGGGGTTTTCGCGCGCCAACATCAACTGCACGGTCGCGGAATCCATCGACCGGTTCAAGCCGGTGCTGGCACGTGCCAAGGCGGACGGCGTGCCGGTGCGCGGCTATATCTCCTGCGTGCTGGGCTGCCCGTTCGACGGCGAGATCAAGCCGAAGGCCGTCGCCGATCTCGCCAATACGCTGTGGGATCTCGGCTGCTACGAGGTTTCGCTCGGCGACACCATCGGCGTCGGCACGCCAACCAAGGCCAAGGAGATGCTGCGCGCGGTTGCCGCCAACGTACCCGCAGCCAGGCTCGCAATGCATTTCCACGACACCTACGGGCAGGCGCTGGCCAACCTCTATGCCGGCCTGGAGGAGGGCGTGAGCGTCATCGATGCCGCCGCCGGCGGCCTCGGCGGCTGTCCCTACGCCCCCGGCGCGACCGGCAATGTCGCGACCGAGGACGTCGTCTACATGCTCGAGGGCATGGGCGTCAGGACCGGGGTCGACATGGAGAAGCTGCTTGCGGCCACGAACGGGATGAGCGGTGTGCTGGGCAAGGCGCCCGTGAGCCGGGTGGCGTCCGCGCTGAATGCGAAGAAGAAGCAGGCTGTTTCCTAA